GCTTTGGCCCCGCCTATTGCTATTCGGACGGTTGGGTCGACGATGCGCGGCTGGTCGTGCTCAACGCGCGTGATGCCGCCGATCGGGGCGCGGACGTGCATAGCCGTACCGAGGTGACGGGATTGGCGCACGAGGCTGGACTCTGGACGATTGAGACGCGCGCGGCGGACGGAACCATGCGTCATTTTCAGGCGCGGGCGCTTGTCAATGCGACCGGACCCTCTGTGCTGGCGCTGAAACAACTGGCCCATGGGCATGGGGAACGGCACATGCGGCTGGTGCGTGGATCGCATATCGTCGTGCCGCGCCTGTTCGATCATGGCTTCGCCTATTTCTTCCAATTGCCCGATGGCCGGATCTTCTTCGCCATCCCCTATGAGCGCGACTTCACCCTGATCGGCACGACCGACCGCGATCATGCCGGCGGACTGGAGCATGTCGAGGCGAGCGCCGAGGAGGTCGCCTATCTCTGCGAGGGAGCGAATCGCTATTTCGCGCGCCCGATCACGCCTGACGACGTGGTCTGGTCCTATGCCGGCGTCCGTCCCCTGATCGACGACGGATCGGCAAGGCCGGAAGCGGCGACGCGCGGCTATCGACTGGAACTGGAGGCGGGTGGGGAGGGAGATGCGCCCCTGCTCCATGTGCTGGGCGGCAAGATCACCACCTATCGTCATCTCGCAGCGGAGGCGGTGGCACTGCTCCAGCCGCATCTGCCGGCGCTGCGCGGCGGCGACTGGACGGCGAAGGCGCCATTGCCTGGCGGGGATTTTCCAATGACCGGTCTTGCCGATCTGATCGCGGGGCTGGCGCGCGACTATCCCTTCCTTGACGCTGCCGATGCTGATCGCATCGGTCGGGCCTATGGTACGCTGGCGCGCGTCTGGTTGGGCGGGGCGCGTAGCCGGGATGATCTGGGTGTCCATTTCGGCGCTGGCCTGAGCGAGGCGGAAGTCGCCTATCTGGTCGAGCGCGAATGGGCGCGGGCGAAAGAGGATATAATCTGGCGCCGGACCAAATTGGGCCTGCGGCTGAATGCGGCGCAGGTCGCCGCGCTCGATACGTGGCTGAAGGAGAGGGGATGAGCGAGCGCATGATCCTGGTGCTGGATGAAGGCACCACGTCCACCCGCGCCATGCTCTACACGGTTGACGGCCGGCGGGTCGCGACGGCGCAGCGGGAGTTGACCCAATATTATCCCCGACCCGGCTGGGTCGAACATGACGCGGCGGAGATATGGGATCGCACGCTGGCCTGCGCGCGGGAGATAGTCTTGCAGGCTGGCGGCGCGGACCGGATCGCGGCGATCGGCATCACCAACCAGCGCGAAACGGTTGTCGCGTGGGACCGGCGCACCGGCGAGCCATTGGCGCGCGCCATCGTCTGGCAGGACCGGCGCACGGCCGACCAATGCGAAACCTTGCGCAGCGACGGCCATGAGGCGTTGATCCAGGCGCGTACCGGGCTTGTGACCGACCCCTATTTTTCAGCGACCAAGATGCGCTGGCTGATTGACCATGTGCCGGAAGTGACGGCGGCGGGCGATGCGCTGGCGCTGGGCACCATCGAAAGCTGGCTGGTGTGGAAGCTGACCGGCGGCCTCCATATCACCGACGCCAGCAATGCCAGCCGAACCCAGTTGATGACGCTGGACGAAAAGGGCTGGGACGCGGATCTGTGCGCGCTGTTCGGCGTGCCGCGCGCGACGCTGCCGGAGATTGTCGATAACGCCGGTGACTTCGGAACGACATTGCCCGATCTGCTGGGCGCTGCGATCCCCATCCACGGCCTGGCCGGAGACCAGCAGGCCGCGACCATCGGGCAGGCATGTCTCACCCCCGGCACGGTCAAGGCGACGCTGGGCACGGGCGCCTTCATCCTGGCGCCGACCGGCGCGAGGCGGCCCGTTTCCTCGCACCGGTTGCTGGGGACGGTGCTGTGCCAGATCGCGGGCGTTCGCCACTATGCGCTGGAAGGATCGATCTTCGTAGCCGGCAGCCTGATCCAGTGGCTGCGCGACAGGCTGGGGCTGATCGCTACGGCGGCCGATACCGAGGCGATCGCCCGGTCGGTTCCGGACAATGGAGGCGTCGTCATGCTGCCCGCTTTGTCGGGCCTGGGCGCGCCCTATTGGCAGCCAGCGGTCACGGGAAGCATCCACGGGCTTACGCACGGCACGGGCCGGGCGCATATCGTCCGCGCCGCGCTCGAATCGATCGCGCATCAGGTGCACGACCTTGCCTCCACCTTCGCGGCCGATGGCGCGCCCTGGCACATGCTGCGGATCGATGGCGGCATGAGCGCCAATGACTGGATTGCGCAAGACATGGCGGACATGTTGCGCCTTACGGTGGAACGGCCCGCCGATGTCGAGACGACGGCCAGAGGCGTGGCGATGCTTGCGGCCGTAGGGGCGGGATTTTTCCCGACGCTGGCATCTGCCGCTATTGGCGAATCGGGGCGGACGCGGTTTGAACCCATTCTGCCCGATGCTGCACGGGAGCGGCGGCTCGCGGGCTGGCAATCGGTTCTCGCCCAGGTGCTTCCGGCAGGCTGACGGGGGCATTGGCGACAATTATCCGGATGTTATATTGTAACTTACGGCCGATTGCCTTATGTAGCGGCGATCATGCCGCAGAGCCTTCATCACGCCTTTTCCACTGGGCGAATCGACCGTATCGCGATTGCCCTGTCGGGTTTGTGCGTGGCGCATTGCTTCGTCACTGCCGTGGTGCTTGGGCTATTGGCTTCGGCAGGCGGCATTTTCGCAAGCCCGGTCTTCCATGAAGTGGGTTTGGGGCTGGCCATCCTGTTAGGCGCGGTGGCCCTGGGCCATGGTGCGATCGTCCATCGCTTCATGATGCCCGCAGCCATCGGATCATTGGGGCTGGGCGTGATGACGGGCGCTCTCACGATGGATCATGGCCCGCAGGAAAGCCTCTATACGCTGATCGGCGTCGGTATATTGGCGCTGGGCCACGACCTCAATCACCGGGCTGGCCGATAATCGACGCAAAAAAGGGAGCCGTCTCCGGCTCCCTTTTCCGTTCTGCCGGTTGCACCCGGCTCAATTGCCCTTGTGGTCGATCCTGTGTTCGCCCTTCACCCAGCGCACCGTGCCGGTGCTGGCGCGCATCA
This genomic stretch from Sphingobium sp. BYY-5 harbors:
- a CDS encoding glycerol-3-phosphate dehydrogenase, whose amino-acid sequence is MSEERPAAIHDLAVIGGGVNGCGIARDAAGRGARVLLLERGDLAQGTSSASTKLIHGGLRYLEHGEFALVREALSERERLWRIAPHIIHPMGFVLPWTRGLRPRWMLRLGLFLYDHIGGRRALPATKAIDLRRHESGAPLKPGFGPAYCYSDGWVDDARLVVLNARDAADRGADVHSRTEVTGLAHEAGLWTIETRAADGTMRHFQARALVNATGPSVLALKQLAHGHGERHMRLVRGSHIVVPRLFDHGFAYFFQLPDGRIFFAIPYERDFTLIGTTDRDHAGGLEHVEASAEEVAYLCEGANRYFARPITPDDVVWSYAGVRPLIDDGSARPEAATRGYRLELEAGGEGDAPLLHVLGGKITTYRHLAAEAVALLQPHLPALRGGDWTAKAPLPGGDFPMTGLADLIAGLARDYPFLDAADADRIGRAYGTLARVWLGGARSRDDLGVHFGAGLSEAEVAYLVEREWARAKEDIIWRRTKLGLRLNAAQVAALDTWLKERG
- a CDS encoding glycerol kinase codes for the protein MSERMILVLDEGTTSTRAMLYTVDGRRVATAQRELTQYYPRPGWVEHDAAEIWDRTLACAREIVLQAGGADRIAAIGITNQRETVVAWDRRTGEPLARAIVWQDRRTADQCETLRSDGHEALIQARTGLVTDPYFSATKMRWLIDHVPEVTAAGDALALGTIESWLVWKLTGGLHITDASNASRTQLMTLDEKGWDADLCALFGVPRATLPEIVDNAGDFGTTLPDLLGAAIPIHGLAGDQQAATIGQACLTPGTVKATLGTGAFILAPTGARRPVSSHRLLGTVLCQIAGVRHYALEGSIFVAGSLIQWLRDRLGLIATAADTEAIARSVPDNGGVVMLPALSGLGAPYWQPAVTGSIHGLTHGTGRAHIVRAALESIAHQVHDLASTFAADGAPWHMLRIDGGMSANDWIAQDMADMLRLTVERPADVETTARGVAMLAAVGAGFFPTLASAAIGESGRTRFEPILPDAARERRLAGWQSVLAQVLPAG
- a CDS encoding MerC domain-containing protein, whose product is MPQSLHHAFSTGRIDRIAIALSGLCVAHCFVTAVVLGLLASAGGIFASPVFHEVGLGLAILLGAVALGHGAIVHRFMMPAAIGSLGLGVMTGALTMDHGPQESLYTLIGVGILALGHDLNHRAGR